In a genomic window of Maricaulis maris MCS10:
- a CDS encoding divergent polysaccharide deacetylase family protein produces the protein MSKPVFAPLKARHSAIPAFAGALAASAYLLGAVVFSVVSKGDFPSFSVASADSSDHHLSVRVSRIRNFDSLENDGADVQAASLEAPIDIAASNMSPVVIAPADPQLSAIARPQIVLVIDDVGLDVAAAERVVALPIPLTVAILPYAEASAELAALARLNGHDVLLHMPMEPVGLADPGPNALRIGLSDVDLQTRVRWGMARVPGAIGLNNHMGSRFTADPRALRVALSAVSHTNPLFLDSLTTGESRGRAVAAGLGLRALERDIFLDHDRSAEAIEARLADAAELARQDGFAVVIGHPHTLTLDTLTAWLESPAAQGIDFVTAGTLADQLFLAEPGLQASVAEGINRGAE, from the coding sequence ATGTCGAAACCCGTCTTCGCTCCGCTCAAGGCCCGTCATTCCGCCATCCCAGCTTTTGCCGGTGCCCTGGCGGCGTCGGCCTATCTGCTTGGCGCAGTTGTGTTTTCTGTCGTGAGCAAGGGCGATTTCCCGAGCTTTTCGGTCGCCTCCGCTGACAGTTCCGACCATCACCTGTCGGTGCGGGTCAGCCGGATACGCAATTTCGATTCGCTCGAAAACGACGGCGCTGACGTGCAAGCGGCCTCTCTGGAGGCTCCGATCGACATCGCCGCATCAAATATGAGCCCGGTTGTCATCGCGCCGGCAGACCCGCAATTGTCGGCGATCGCACGCCCGCAAATCGTGCTGGTCATCGATGATGTCGGGCTGGATGTTGCCGCGGCCGAGCGGGTTGTGGCGCTGCCGATACCGCTGACCGTGGCGATCCTGCCCTATGCCGAGGCTTCGGCCGAACTGGCTGCGCTGGCGCGTTTGAACGGGCATGACGTCCTGCTGCACATGCCGATGGAGCCGGTCGGTCTGGCCGATCCGGGACCGAATGCCCTGCGCATCGGTCTCAGCGATGTCGACCTTCAGACCCGTGTGCGTTGGGGCATGGCGCGCGTGCCGGGCGCCATCGGTCTCAACAATCACATGGGCAGCCGCTTTACCGCCGATCCACGCGCCCTGCGCGTGGCGCTGTCGGCTGTCAGCCACACCAACCCGCTCTTCCTCGACAGTCTGACGACGGGTGAAAGCCGGGGGCGGGCAGTCGCGGCCGGTCTCGGCCTGAGAGCCCTGGAACGCGACATCTTTCTGGACCATGACCGGAGTGCGGAGGCGATCGAAGCGCGCCTGGCGGACGCCGCCGAGCTGGCGCGGCAGGACGGGTTTGCCGTGGTGATCGGGCATCCGCACACGTTGACCCTCGACACGCTGACCGCCTGGCTCGAAAGCCCGGCCGCGCAAGGCATCGACTTTGTCACCGCCGGCACGCTGGCTGATCAGCTCTTCCTGGCCGAACCCGGTCTGCAGGCTTCAGTGGCCGAAGGAATCAATCGCGGCGCGGAATAG
- the trpE gene encoding anthranilate synthase component I: protein MTPHAVITPDFATAAAQLERGETCVIQARRVDDLLTPVAAYLRLADSQPNTFLLESVEGGAWRGRYSAIGLDPDLIWRCRDGVVSEARGMDVAKRRFSPIEAAPMEALREVIEAAHCPLPIDAPPLASGLFGYLGYDMVRYLERLPEGAAPDPLGLPESILLRPQTMVVFDALKQEIQVYCPVRPGEYSAREAYDAAVERLQTTLQKLAGATPEKAAPTGELGPRQSNRSPDDYRAAVDRARDYIRAGDAFQVVPSQRFSADYPADPFWLYRSLRRLNPSPFLFFFRFDGFEVVGSSPEILVRLRDDVVTIRPIAGTRPRGKTPAEDDAFEADLLADPKERSEHLMLLDLGRNDVGRIAKPGSVRITAREIVERYSHVMHIVSNVEGDLRDDQDVVSALFAGFPAGTVSGAPKVRAMEIIDELEPHRRGVYAGAVGYFSAGGGMDTAIALRTAVFKDGRMHVQAGAGVVLDSDPESERVETVNKAEALFRAAIDSFGH, encoded by the coding sequence ATGACGCCGCACGCGGTCATCACGCCTGACTTCGCAACCGCTGCGGCCCAGCTGGAGCGGGGTGAAACCTGCGTCATACAGGCGCGGCGGGTCGATGACCTGCTGACCCCGGTCGCCGCCTATCTTCGACTGGCTGACAGCCAGCCCAACACCTTCCTGCTCGAATCGGTCGAGGGCGGCGCCTGGCGTGGACGCTATTCCGCCATCGGCCTCGACCCAGACCTGATCTGGCGTTGCCGCGATGGTGTGGTCAGTGAAGCGCGCGGCATGGACGTCGCCAAACGCCGTTTCTCGCCGATCGAGGCCGCCCCGATGGAAGCCCTGCGCGAGGTGATCGAAGCGGCCCATTGTCCCCTGCCGATCGATGCCCCGCCCTTGGCCTCCGGCCTGTTCGGCTATCTGGGCTATGACATGGTGCGCTACCTGGAACGCCTGCCCGAAGGCGCAGCACCGGACCCGCTCGGCCTGCCCGAATCCATCCTGCTGCGCCCGCAGACCATGGTCGTGTTCGATGCGCTCAAACAGGAAATCCAGGTCTACTGCCCGGTCCGCCCCGGCGAGTACTCAGCGCGCGAGGCTTATGACGCTGCTGTCGAACGCCTGCAGACGACCTTGCAGAAACTGGCCGGTGCAACGCCCGAAAAGGCGGCGCCAACCGGCGAGCTGGGCCCGCGCCAATCCAATCGCAGCCCTGACGATTATCGCGCCGCGGTCGACAGGGCGCGTGACTATATCCGTGCCGGTGACGCCTTCCAGGTCGTCCCCAGCCAGCGTTTCTCCGCCGACTATCCGGCCGATCCGTTCTGGCTCTACCGCTCGCTGCGACGCCTGAACCCCTCGCCTTTCCTGTTCTTTTTCCGCTTTGACGGGTTCGAAGTGGTCGGCTCCAGCCCGGAAATCCTGGTGCGGTTGCGCGATGATGTCGTCACCATCCGGCCCATCGCCGGCACCCGTCCGCGCGGCAAGACCCCGGCCGAGGATGACGCCTTTGAGGCCGATCTGCTGGCCGACCCGAAAGAGCGCTCGGAACACCTCATGCTGCTCGATCTGGGCCGCAATGATGTCGGCCGAATTGCCAAGCCCGGCTCGGTCCGCATCACCGCCCGCGAGATCGTCGAACGCTATAGCCACGTCATGCACATTGTCTCGAACGTCGAGGGTGATCTGCGCGACGACCAGGATGTCGTCTCGGCCCTGTTTGCCGGCTTCCCGGCGGGCACAGTGTCCGGTGCCCCCAAGGTCCGGGCGATGGAGATCATCGATGAGCTGGAGCCACACCGGCGCGGCGTCTATGCCGGGGCGGTCGGCTATTTCAGTGCGGGTGGCGGCATGGATACGGCGATCGCGCTGCGCACGGCGGTGTTCAAGGACGGGCGCATGCATGTTCAGGCCGGTGCCGGCGTGGTGCTGGACAGCGATCCGGAATCCGAGCGTGTCGAGACCGTCAACAAGGCCGAAGCGCTATTCCGCGCCGCGATTGATTCCTTCGGCCACTGA
- a CDS encoding peptidylprolyl isomerase: protein MLSNFRAFAQSPIALIIIVLLVLSFAIAMPGAGGIFTGSGDAVVVVGPERISQREMATAFNREVARLQEQNPDVTREMAREEGIAYQVLQQQITMATMAARARDLGLAISDVAIVSEVADVPAFQNPITERFDRDTMAAALQRSGVTEDQFARDIEGDLLRSQLMATLAGFSDVPDQIAATRYLVAEEQRRMTGLVIDASTADEIEDPTDETLQTFIDETLGANGEPVFTRPEYRAITLVRFQLDDFIRDVAVDEATLREVYDYEIATNQIGTPAYRSFTQLTVSDQAGADDAASRLAAGEAPSAVAAELGLDTPLVQTDVQQFEIPDEGLGETVFAMSAGEARAVEGRFGWSAVIITGAEEATQPAFEEERPRLQADAARAQATDDMYDAISAFETVRATGASLEVAAEESGTPLEIFQPLAVNSIDEDLQFDGERYQALAPEILPAAFDHIEGFATNLESYNETDFYTLRVDEIIQSRPFELEEIREQAESRWRSIQVDTQLQARAEDALAQLEAGSDMEIVSLMVGGRTETSTLKRGQTAGGFDRNAVALAFTTDPGAYEMIQVGEGQYLVLTVNEIIPADIAAAPAADLAGIETSLTTELGNDIVSATREYLIRDYGITDESIDNRLYSLAIGETDPSTRQ from the coding sequence ATGCTTTCCAATTTTCGTGCTTTCGCCCAGTCGCCCATAGCGCTGATCATCATTGTCCTGCTGGTATTGTCTTTCGCGATTGCCATGCCGGGCGCCGGCGGCATCTTCACCGGCAGCGGTGATGCAGTGGTCGTGGTTGGCCCCGAACGGATCAGCCAGCGGGAAATGGCGACAGCCTTCAATCGCGAGGTTGCCCGCCTGCAAGAGCAGAACCCGGACGTGACCCGCGAAATGGCGCGCGAGGAAGGGATCGCCTACCAGGTCCTGCAACAGCAGATCACCATGGCAACCATGGCCGCCCGGGCCCGGGATCTGGGCCTGGCCATATCCGATGTCGCCATCGTCAGCGAAGTTGCCGACGTCCCGGCCTTCCAGAATCCGATCACGGAACGCTTCGATCGTGACACCATGGCGGCCGCGCTGCAGCGCTCGGGCGTGACCGAAGACCAATTCGCCCGTGATATCGAAGGTGACCTGTTGCGGTCGCAATTGATGGCCACCCTGGCCGGCTTCAGCGATGTCCCCGACCAGATCGCCGCGACCCGCTATCTCGTTGCCGAGGAACAGCGCCGGATGACCGGCCTCGTGATCGACGCCTCGACCGCCGACGAGATCGAGGACCCGACGGATGAGACCCTGCAAACCTTCATTGACGAGACCCTCGGCGCCAATGGCGAGCCGGTCTTCACTCGCCCGGAATACCGCGCCATCACGCTCGTGCGTTTCCAGCTCGATGACTTCATCCGCGATGTCGCTGTTGATGAAGCGACCCTGCGGGAGGTCTATGACTATGAAATTGCGACCAACCAGATCGGGACGCCCGCCTATCGCAGCTTCACCCAGCTGACCGTCAGTGATCAGGCGGGTGCCGATGACGCAGCCAGCCGTCTCGCCGCGGGCGAAGCCCCGTCTGCCGTTGCCGCCGAGCTGGGCCTCGACACGCCGCTGGTCCAGACCGATGTCCAGCAATTCGAGATCCCCGACGAGGGTCTTGGTGAAACCGTATTTGCCATGTCGGCCGGTGAGGCCCGCGCGGTTGAGGGACGTTTTGGCTGGAGCGCCGTGATTATTACTGGCGCCGAAGAGGCGACCCAGCCTGCATTTGAGGAAGAGCGTCCGCGGCTGCAGGCCGATGCGGCCCGGGCCCAGGCGACGGACGACATGTATGATGCCATCTCGGCGTTCGAAACCGTTCGCGCAACCGGTGCTTCGCTCGAGGTCGCTGCCGAGGAATCCGGTACGCCGCTGGAAATCTTCCAGCCTCTCGCCGTGAATTCGATCGACGAGGACCTGCAATTTGATGGCGAACGCTACCAGGCACTCGCCCCTGAAATCCTGCCGGCGGCCTTCGATCACATCGAGGGATTCGCCACCAATCTGGAAAGCTATAACGAGACCGATTTCTACACGCTTCGCGTCGACGAGATCATCCAGAGCCGTCCGTTCGAACTGGAAGAAATCCGTGAACAGGCCGAGAGCCGCTGGCGCTCGATCCAGGTCGACACCCAATTGCAGGCTCGTGCCGAGGATGCGCTGGCCCAGCTTGAAGCCGGTTCCGACATGGAAATCGTCAGCCTGATGGTTGGTGGGCGCACGGAAACCTCGACCCTGAAACGCGGTCAGACGGCGGGTGGCTTTGATCGCAATGCGGTTGCCCTCGCCTTCACGACGGACCCTGGCGCCTACGAAATGATTCAGGTGGGCGAAGGCCAATACCTGGTTCTCACCGTCAACGAGATCATCCCGGCCGACATCGCCGCGGCCCCCGCCGCCGACCTTGCTGGGATCGAAACCAGCCTGACCACCGAGCTGGGCAATGACATCGTTTCGGCGACCCGGGAATACCTGATCCGCGATTACGGTATCACGGACGAGTCGATCGACAATCGCCTGTATTCGCTCGCCATTGGTGAGACCGATCCCAGCACACGGCAATGA
- the tpiA gene encoding triose-phosphate isomerase → MADRGGWMSRRKLIAGNWKMNGLSGALGYFSELAPVAAGASADVLVCPPATLIHAAVQACAGTGIRVGGQDCHAQDHGAYTGDISAAMLRDCGATHVILGHSERRAAHGETDGDVRAKAVAALAAGLVPVICVGETLAEREAGRAVEVVARQLAGSLPENSAILDLVIAYEPVWAIGTGRTASAADVAAMHAAIRERLPDPLTTCILYGGSVKPGNARELLSLADVDGALVGGASLDAADFSAIIEAVSLENEPLR, encoded by the coding sequence ATGGCAGATCGGGGAGGCTGGATGTCGCGGCGCAAACTTATTGCAGGCAATTGGAAAATGAACGGGCTTTCGGGCGCGCTCGGCTATTTTTCGGAACTCGCGCCCGTCGCGGCCGGAGCATCAGCTGATGTGCTGGTCTGTCCGCCCGCGACCCTGATCCATGCTGCCGTTCAGGCCTGCGCCGGAACCGGTATCCGTGTCGGTGGCCAGGATTGTCACGCCCAGGACCATGGCGCCTACACGGGTGATATTTCGGCCGCCATGCTGCGGGATTGCGGCGCCACTCATGTGATCCTTGGCCATTCCGAACGCCGCGCCGCCCATGGTGAAACCGACGGGGATGTCCGCGCCAAGGCAGTTGCCGCCCTTGCCGCTGGCCTGGTGCCGGTGATCTGTGTCGGCGAAACCTTGGCCGAGCGTGAAGCCGGCCGGGCGGTCGAGGTGGTGGCCCGCCAGCTGGCTGGATCACTTCCGGAAAATTCTGCAATCCTGGATTTAGTCATAGCTTATGAGCCGGTCTGGGCCATCGGCACCGGACGGACGGCCTCGGCGGCCGATGTGGCAGCCATGCATGCGGCCATCCGAGAACGCCTGCCAGATCCTCTAACCACTTGTATTCTTTATGGTGGTTCGGTGAAGCCGGGCAATGCTCGGGAGCTATTGTCACTGGCCGATGTGGATGGGGCCCTGGTCGGTGGTGCGAGCCTCGATGCGGCTGATTTCAGTGCGATAATCGAGGCCGTCAGTCTGGAGAATGAACCTCTTCGGTAA
- a CDS encoding response regulator receiver protein, which translates to MAEIDYARAPVLLFDPVHVNQRTTRYALFEIGFRQIECVASLADLKSAIADSAPAMIVAESSATDTEIFQLVRGVRRSEVGSNPFVVMLLTTWSRDTGHIRKAIECGADDVIVRPFSTMFAEERVRTLIKGRKDFIVTSDYIGPDRRKDADRSTDAVPISVPNFLKAAVENDEVALNNGRQHVQEAREAVTSERVRRVAMRIVISVELEASKETGGKVPIALDVNDLQRAARELRAHVIRAGRREAAEVAEALIDQIGTLGDGRNAEKGTLKLVKELAMGSYAAFANGDTIERSKDEIGRTVSNLRKRLQARAEAVKRKAQLAASEAAAQTADDAGQVGSPAIKRAAM; encoded by the coding sequence ATGGCCGAAATCGACTACGCCCGGGCACCCGTGCTCCTATTTGATCCTGTCCATGTGAACCAGCGGACGACCCGTTATGCGTTGTTCGAGATCGGATTCCGGCAGATCGAGTGTGTCGCTTCGCTGGCTGATCTCAAATCGGCTATCGCGGACAGTGCACCGGCCATGATCGTGGCCGAGTCGAGCGCTACCGACACCGAAATCTTCCAGCTTGTTCGCGGCGTCCGTCGCAGCGAAGTCGGATCCAATCCATTCGTCGTGATGCTGCTGACCACGTGGAGTCGCGATACCGGCCATATTCGCAAGGCGATCGAATGCGGCGCCGATGATGTCATCGTGCGGCCCTTCTCGACCATGTTCGCCGAGGAGCGGGTCCGGACCCTGATCAAGGGGCGCAAGGATTTCATCGTCACGTCCGATTATATCGGTCCCGATCGTCGCAAGGATGCCGACCGGTCGACCGATGCGGTGCCGATTTCAGTTCCAAATTTCCTCAAGGCGGCCGTCGAAAATGACGAGGTTGCCCTGAACAATGGGCGCCAGCATGTCCAGGAGGCACGAGAAGCTGTCACTTCTGAGCGCGTTCGGCGCGTTGCCATGCGCATTGTCATCTCGGTCGAGCTGGAGGCTTCCAAGGAGACGGGCGGCAAGGTTCCCATCGCGCTGGACGTCAATGACCTTCAGCGCGCGGCCCGTGAATTGCGGGCCCATGTCATCCGGGCCGGGCGCCGCGAGGCGGCCGAGGTCGCCGAAGCCTTGATCGATCAGATCGGCACGCTCGGCGATGGCCGTAATGCGGAAAAAGGCACGCTGAAGCTGGTCAAGGAGCTGGCGATGGGCTCCTACGCTGCCTTCGCCAATGGCGATACCATCGAGCGCTCGAAAGACGAGATCGGGCGGACTGTTTCCAATCTGCGCAAGCGCCTGCAGGCGCGGGCAGAAGCCGTGAAACGCAAAGCCCAGCTGGCAGCCAGCGAAGCCGCAGCCCAAACCGCAGACGATGCTGGCCAAGTCGGGTCGCCTGCTATAAAACGCGCCGCCATGTGA
- the secG gene encoding preprotein translocase subunit SecG — protein sequence MTTVLLIIQLLVALGLIGVILLQRSEGGALGIGGGGGGGGMMSGRGAANILTRTTMILGAVFIGNSILLAIVTGVTAEGTSVFDTEIDNPAIGVIEQDESGAPVPTDG from the coding sequence ATGACCACAGTCCTTTTGATCATCCAGCTCCTGGTCGCCCTTGGTCTCATCGGCGTCATTTTGCTGCAGCGGTCTGAGGGCGGTGCCTTGGGTATCGGTGGCGGCGGTGGCGGCGGGGGCATGATGTCCGGTCGCGGCGCAGCCAATATCCTGACCCGCACCACGATGATCCTCGGCGCGGTCTTCATCGGCAATTCGATCCTGCTTGCCATTGTGACCGGCGTCACGGCTGAGGGCACCAGCGTGTTCGATACCGAGATCGACAACCCGGCCATCGGCGTTATCGAGCAGGACGAATCCGGGGCACCGGTGCCGACCGACGGCTAG